The nucleotide sequence aggcccgcggccggggcggacgccgccaaccccgccagcggggcagtgtgatccgcttgcggcaggagcggcgggacgacgcctgcggagtccgcagcggacggcggcgccgcggtgtggaccacgaggtcacgcccaagcgagggcgccggcggcgtggagaagacggagccgatgctccttgtcccgatcggagccggaacagagacggcatcgagcgggaggttgagcagagccgcaagagaggccgggaggaagcccgcagcagtggaaccggtggtggcggcgctcgacatggcggcggcgcgatcggtggcacggcggcggcggtgaaggcggcggcggctgcggcggcggtgcgggtattagggtttagaagcggaagcgatcgtaacctagcgtgataccatgtaagacaataagttttggggaaccagcacaaccctctaggggtggcttatctcattatatataatggttgtgttacaatatgtaccatatacgtacatagatacagaagctatacatagtctaacactccCTACAGGCCAGGACCCCGTGGATGCATCGGTCTTCGATATCTGGATGCAGAATCGCTCGAGGCTGCCGTTTGTCGCCGGATGGATGCTGCAGGCGCGTGGCCGAGGAGCTGGAGACGCGCCGGAGTTGCTGGCGTGTCGCGCCTCGCGTGGCCGCCGGGGACGTCGTCGTTCGACGAGTGTGCGCCAACTTGGTGTAGATGCAGATTGAGCAAATCCCGGTCGCTTGGAAGAGACGGTGTGTGCTGGTGGAGTTTCGATCTTGAAGCCGGCCGCATGCAGCGGCGCATGGTCGAGCCCACCGCGGCACCGTGATCGTCGCTGAATCTTtcagtggcatgtcgatgaagatggcgCTGATGGAAGCAACTCGTCCGTGCGCGGCTTGGGGTCGAGGCCGTGCCGCCCGAAGAGCACGTGGGGTTGTGCTGCCGTCGAAGGAGTTGCTCGGTGAAGATAATGCATGTCGACGTCGGAGTCGTGTTGCACGTGATATCGATGTAGTAGATCGGATCGTGCTCGCTGGACCGGTCGCTGCGTGTTCACAACGCTCAGCGGTGTGTCGCCCATCGCGGGCAGTTGGCGGCGCTCAGCCGCCGTTCGTAGAACCGATCTGTTTTTTTTTTCAGGGATGTGGCTAGGTCTTAGTCGACTAAAATTTAACAAGTTTCAGTTAAGTGACATaatatgcaaaaaaataaaaataaatatatgaaagaaaatttTACACGGATCTCAATGTaagatctcagtcgactgagatttagcaagaCTTTTTCTTCACCGGTCAGTGGGATCGATTTAATTTATTTTAGTCTAAAGAATTTGACCTAAAGTACTTTAAAAATCAAAGAATTGATCTAATCTAATCTAAAAACCAATCTCATCTTTTGATCAGATCGGGTGCTGCGCCCTTGGGGCGTGGAGATTAATCTCCCCGGAGGCGGCACGCAGCGGATGTGATGGAGAAACCTAGGATCGACGTCGTAAGACTAACCGCTCTAATATCATGCGGAAATTGTATGATGTCTAGAATATTTGCGTTAtcgttgtattgatctgaccctcgTGGGCATATAAGTTACACGTTGGTCTAAACATATTCTATTTCTACCTCCTTATCTCTAACTTGAACTCAATTGTACTTCTAACACATATATAGTAGTCAGATGCTTGTTGCACCAACTCATTTTTTCACAattttttgtgttttgatatatGAGAAATACTAAAGAAATCCAAGGTGAAAAATAGATCTAGGCATGTATATAAATAATAAATGATTCGTTGAAACATTGATAATCCTTGGATATTTGTGTTTCACTGCTATCAATGAATCATAGAAAACCTCAATCTGTGTAGCACCTATACCACCCAAAAGGTCCAAttaaaataacaatgcatattcgggttgattgtttgtgcaaatatATTCTAAGCAACATGAGGTTTCAATAACAGTACAGTAAGGAGATGTATAAACAACATCAACAACTTGACCATTGCAGCAAACTGATCtgtcaaaatataatctccatggcACTAAAGAGATAATGGTTATATCAATGTTGTGAACTTGCCAGTGGTTGAAAAGCCAATTccagctatccttatgaactgtgacaatcagacagTAATTGTCAGGGCAAAGAGTTCAAATGAAAACATGTAATCCACAAAGAAAATAAGAAGGATACTAAAATATGCCACACATTCAAGAAACTCTGGAGTAATAGCATTGGACTGCATCCAATCGGCTAAGAATTTGGCAGATCCCTTCTGAAAAGGGCTATCACAAACCGTGATAataaatgcatcgagggagatagGTATGAGACCAACATGAGTTGTCATGGTGGTTACCTAACCTATGTGATTGGAGATCCATGAAATAGGACCTAGGAAACAATCTACTGGCTAACTAAGGAGAGTAACCCTATTAACTCACTCCATTGGAGATGCACTACTTTCACAATTTGTATGTCACattgacttttgtcttaatgtgttctaagGCATTTATTAGCAAGATTCTATCCtacagatcgatctttgaaaacacacACCTATATGAGCTCGACTGCTGGTCACAGCCTATGAGATAGGGTAATCTCTAGGAAGCTCATGAACAAGTCGGGACTGTGACAATTAAGCTCCACCTGTGGAGTTAGCCTTCGGCAACCTAGTACCGGTAAGACaactggtgaaacttctttacgccaaattGACAATTCAAAGTATAGTCCACTATTCAGTTGTGATGAAGTGTAACCCTTTGCTAGTGGACGTTCAACCTTAACCGATCTCCACTAAAAATATCAGTATATCAAAACAACTTTTTAGACAAAGGACAACCTAATGTGCCTCTGAGATCTAGTGAGGCATTGTTGAATTGTAGATGGGCTTTGGTTCCATATAAACAATAATTCATGGTTAGTCTCTAAGGCCCATGTGGTGTGCATGACATGGTGAGAAATTTAGTACCCTACTGCTAGTGGAAGAGAGTTACACCTCTTTACAAGTTATTCTCTTTCACATGCTATTGCTGCTTGAGAAGAGGAATGATACACACGCTCCCCCTCCGCCGCCCATCTCGCCATGCCAAGCATCGTACGCGCTTCGTGTTTCATGAATGATCCGAGCCGAGCTTAGACCTATGTCATGAGTGCACTttatttttgccggtcaggaacaattaattaattaaagataTCCGAGAGGTTGGACCGTGAGTTATTGCCTACTTAGTCATGGGCCTAAGCCCTGGCCCACGACTCCCTACCCAACGACCTATATATTGGAGGCGTTGGCAACGCTAGCCGATACacactctctgcctcctcgtgcaTAACCCTAGCCGTCACTACCGTCCCACTAACTGTTGATGCTTCCGGCAATCCCATCCTGTCGACCATACGACATGTAATGAGATGTACATACCTTTATAACTAGGGTGGAAAGTGAAACTAAAAGTTATCAACATAGCAACTCTCATGGGCCTCTCTCCGCGCTAGGGTCAAAGGTAAGAGAAGTTCCCAGAACCTATAGCAAAAATCCCATTATTTAGTTTTctattttttcattcttttttgcattttgtttccttttttgtttctttttccggTTCCTTTTTTCTTTTGGTTGTTATTCTACTTTTTTTATATGCcaacaacatttttctaatacacatctacattttttcaaatgcttgattaacattttctaaactgactaaggcatagcctagtggtgggaaggggttgatgccttcccacccacccaggttcaaggcatggtacctgcaatttgggtttgttgcaccaattatactatagggggttcccttacagtctttctataaaaaaacattttctaaattcaatattaacattttttgaacacatggtcaacatttttctatacacatttaacattttccaaatgcttgattcacattttttaaatatttgtttaacattttttcaaatgctctATAATtttcttatatacatgatcaacaaatttcttgatttttttaatttatgatcaatatttttaatacacatttaatattgttcaaatgcttgatcaacacTATGTaagtacttgttcaacatttttttgtatacacattcaacattgtccgaatgcttgttcaacatttttcaaacacccgttcaacattttaatacctatttaatatatttttaatactttttcaacatttttaaaatactcatTCAACACTTTTAATAATTGTGAAACATTTTTTAGATGCTTGATTatcatttttatatgcatgatcaagAATTTTAATCATTTATTAATACATGCTCACTATTTTTTATACAAATTCAACATGTTTTAAAGTGTAAATAAAACTAAATGTGGAATCAAAAAATGaagtaaaaacatggaaaaaaacagaaaagaaaacgaggCAGTGTACCTACCATGAACGAGGCAGTCTTCTGACTCACTGAATGTGAGACATGGCAGCGCCCCCCAATGAGTGATACATATCAATTATGCTCTTAGCGAGCACCCCATTAGTCACCTACGTCTTCCACGCCTAGAATAACTAGCACGCCACTTCTTTTAGAAAAACTAGCACACCACACcgaaattcaaaaaagaaaaatactGCCCTTAAAAAAATTAGTGGCACACCATACTTTTTTTAAGGGCATACCACACGGTGTTGGTTACGAAATGTCACACCACATGTGTGTTTGTGTGTGCCCGATAAATAAATACGTATGTAAAAGAACTTATCTCCCATATATTGAAAAGGTAAAAGGTGAAAAAAAAACGCCATGCATCACAAGAACAAAAACAATGACATATTTATAAAATATACTATGATATTTTGAAAAATACTCGATAACCATTTTTAAAAGTATGGTGAATATTTTCGAAGTACACACTGGAAAATTTCTATGTACAGAGTGAATATTTTACAAAATATATGATGAACAACTTTAAATACGTGATAAATGTTATTTAAATAGATGATGAAAATATTATAAAAATGCAATGATGAAATATTGACATATATTAACCTACACGATGAAGGTATTTGAAAAACAAAATGAACATCTTTTAATaaaccacaaaaaaaaattaaactACACGATGATCATTTTGTTAGATATGAATACTTTTTATTACACCAAAACTTTCTGAAAGTACACGATGATCATTTTTTTAATACACGCCAAAATATTTTGATACATGATAAACGTTTTGAAATACAAGAAAAATACTTTTTAAGTATACAATGTACATTgttttaaaacatgatgaaaaAAGAtccgagaaaaaaataaaaaaaagaaagaaacgagataagaaaaaggagagagagagagagagagagagggagagagagagagctcattAAACTAGGGAATACTATTAAACTAGGGAAATCAACATGGTTCAAAAATCCAAGGAAGGAATAATCCCTGATAGACCTGTTTAAAATCAACAACACGGCTGAATAGAACCTTGTGCAAATAGGTTTTTCAACACCGCCCAGATCGAGGGCTCTAGAAGCGAGCGCTCACTATATCCTGCAGTGAGAGAGATATAGCTTTACACTCCTAGCCTTCGGAGCACACTTTTATTTGATTTTCGGCCGATAGCTTAATGGCAAACTAATAGAAACCTTTCTGGTTTGGTCAATTGGATCCTCGGAAGTTCCTATAGAGAGGACCTATCCAGTGCATCAAACCTGAAAAAACACTCTTTAATCTACAAATCAACATAAAATTAGATTTCAAATTTAACCCACAATTCGAGGAAGAAAAACAACAAATTCGACCTACATTTTTAATGAGATCAATTCACGGCTTCCGAATAACTAGTGTTCCTTAGATGATTTCACTTTTTTTATTCTAGAGTTGTCGATTGAATTTAGACTTGATATTTCTTGGCATTGTAAATATATTTTTGTATCTCTGTACTAAATTAAATTAAACCTAAGGAAAGTTCAacaatgtttatattttttttttCATGTTAGGTCGTTGGTCCATTAAACTTGTCAACTGTCAATTTACCCCTTCCAATGAATATAAAATAATTCATAAACTGCATTTATTTAGGAACAGTATTCCCAAGATTATTTTAATAAATGAAATATGTTCTATCGGCTATGTAAATGTCCATGTTAGTGAAATAGTGTTCATGGGTGCTAAATAAGATGTCATTATCTGTAAAAATAAATGTCCACTCACATCGTGAAAATCATTTCAACATAAAAACTTTGTGTAAGGACAGAAATCATTTTTTATATGTTTCACCTCACATTGGAAACTTTTCATGTATGTCAAACAAAATCTTCAtgtaaattttaaaaaaatgttcaactcTTTAAAGTGTCCAACGGATAAAAACTTCTGATGGATAAATACTTTATTTTCCCATAGAATATGTTCACATGACTCATTAAAAAAATCACGTGCCAACAAAAGATAATAAATTACTCCACTGcgttaaattttattttatttttattcaagaAACATGGTATACTTTTCTGTACATAGGCTCGTAAGCAAAAAAGAATGTCTTACATGGATATTTTTGTAAAATGGCAGCAATATCTTATATTTCAGGACTAGAAAAATATAATAACAAAAGAGCGAAAAGGAAGAAAGAAACATTAcattgtgttgtgtgtgtgtgtgtgttttttttgaAGTTCATTGTGTTGTGTGTTAGATGCATCATGCGTGTGGCCCATTACTTACGCTTTGGGCAATCATGGCCAGCTTAATCAGCCACGCTGATACTTGCAAGGTATGTATGCGAGTATACGCGCTGCCGTGCACACTCCGCACAGATTCACCATCCACCAGCTCGATTAGATGCGTCTTGCAAGCCAACAAGCAACATTTTTGCAAGGCCTATATATGGCTATGGCTAGATCGATGCCCGCAACACTCCAGCAGTTCAGATTTTCAGCGTCAATCAGTTGAAAAGAGGGAGAAAAACCGAAGAACAGTTGATCCGCTGGACATGTCTCCTGCCAGCTCGTTCGCGTCGCTTTGCCTGCGCAGGCTGATCCACATCCACTGCACCACCCGCCTCGGCTGCGACAACCCGCCAGCCACGGCGGCGGCGCACTTTCTGGCGTTGGATCGGCGGAGATCGTTTGCGTCCTCTGGCCTGCGTCGTGGCATCAGAGAAACcggtagcagcggcggcggcgcaggtggcAGAGGACGACCTGCTGCAGGTTTCTCCACCTggtaatccaacaagttttcctTGATCTTGGTTCGGTTTTTGTAATGGCCATACTACAGCTTACAATATTAAACTGCCCTTGCAACTCTGTGTTCTTCTTTTGTCAGGGCAAGACTGGCAATTGGCTCCACTGTTGCTATCGCGGCACCATTCTTGCACTCCAAATCGGCGTCGATTCTGCGGATCGGAAGTAAGTACATCAACCAATTAACCAAGTAGGAAGATAGAATCAATGGGTATTAACATTTGTCATGGACTGCTTCCATTAATTAAGATGAGGTGGAGATGGTGAAGGACGCCGCCGAGACCGCGGCGGAGGTCGTGGAGGAGGTGGCCACGGCGGCCGAGAGGGTGTCGTCCGAGGTGGCCGGGCATTTGCCGGAGGACGGCAGGCTGAGACGCGCCGCCGTGGCAGTCGAGCACGCCTCCAAGGAGGTCGCGGAGGAGGCTCATCTTGCACGAGACATCATCCACAAGGTAGTCG is from Triticum aestivum cultivar Chinese Spring chromosome 1B, IWGSC CS RefSeq v2.1, whole genome shotgun sequence and encodes:
- the LOC123098405 gene encoding uncharacterized protein, with the protein product MSPASSFASLCLRRLIHIHCTTRLGCDNPPATAAAHFLALDRRRSFASSGLRRGIRETGSSGGGAGGRGRPAAGFSTWARLAIGSTVAIAAPFLHSKSASILRIGNEVEMVKDAAETAAEVVEEVATAAERVSSEVAGHLPEDGRLRRAAVAVEHASKEVAEEAHLARDIIHKVDEIEEDVKAIIEPIMDHGKHERKHLQK